The Haloplanus sp. GDY1 genomic sequence CCGAGACCGCCCCACAGTTACGATGACAGAGGACACTCACGACGCGTTCGAGACGCTGACGAGGGAGCGACTGCAGTCGGTCTTCGACGCGACCGACTACGTCGCCGAGGACGAGATCACGACGACGGTGTTGCTCGCGCTCAGACTCGGGCGACCCCTGCTGGTCGAGGGGGAACCCGGAGCCGGCAAGACCGAACTCGCGAAGGTGCTCGCGGAGGGGTTCGGGACCGACCTCGTTCGCCTCCAGTGTTACGAGGGGCTGGCCGCGGAGAGCGCCCTCTACGAGTGGAACTACACCAAGCAACTGCTGGCCGTCCAGTCCGGCGAGGGCGGCGACTCCGTGTTCACCGAGGAGTTCCTGCTGGAGCGCCCGCTGCTTCGCGCCCTCCGTCACGAGGGGGACCGGCCGCCCGTCCTCCTGATCGACGAGGTGGACCGCGCCGACGAGGAGTTCGAGGCCCTGTTGCTGGAGGTGCTCTCGGACTTCCAGGTGTCGGTCCCCGAACTCGGGACGATCCGCGCCGACCGGCCGCCGGTGGTCGTCATCACGTCGAACCGGACCCGGGGCCTGAGCGACGCGCTCAAGCGCCGGTGTCTCTACCTCCACGTCGAACCCCCGAGCGTCGAGAAGGAACGCGACATCGTGCGCCGGAAGGTGCCGGAACTCGACGACGCGGTGGCGGCGGCGGTCTGTGGGGTGACGGCCCGGCTCCGGGAGGAACCGCTGCTCAAACCGCCGGGCGTCGCCGAGACGCTCGACTGGGCGCGGGCGCTCGACGCGCTCGACGATGGCACGGCCGAGGGGGAGCCCCCGCTCACCGCGGACGACATCAGGACGACCGTCGGCTGCCTCCTGAAGGAGGCCGAGGACGTGAACCGACTCGACGACGACCTCGTGTCCGCCCTCCTCGCGGCGGCAGGCGACGAGGCCGACGCCACCTGACCCCCGATGAACGCCCCCAGCCCCGGCGACGACGCGCTGCCCCTCGCCGACGTCCAGGACCGGGTCCGAACCGCCCTGGTTCGCTTCGTGAGCGACCTGCGGACGGCCGGCGTCGACGTGCCGGCGGACGGTGCGCTCGTCGGTGCCGAGGCGCTCGCCGTCGTGGGCGTCGCGGAGCGGTCGACGGCGCGGACGGCGCTCCGGTCGGCCCTCCTTTCGCGCCCCGAGGACGCCGAGGCGTTCGACCGCCTCTTCGACCGGTTCTGGGGCGCGGTGAGCGCCGCCCTCGACGAGGGGTCGGCGGGCGGCGTCGACGCCTCGGATCTCGACGGCGGCCTCTCGTCGGACGCGGCCGCCGGCGACCCCGCAATCGAGGAGGCCACGGCCGACCGCGAGCCCCACGACGGGGACGGGGGACGGTCGGTCTCGCGGCGCCCGACCGACGACGGCTCCCGCGCCCCCGAGGCGACGGACTCGCCGGCCCGGTTCAGTCCGACCGGCTCGTCGGCCCCCATCGAGGCCGAGCGCCCCTCGTTCGGGGACGATCCGGGGCCTGCGGTGCGCGCGCTCACCGCTGCCCTCGCCGACCGGCCCGGGCGACGGTCGGCGAGGGCGGCGGACGGTCGGCCCGACCTCCGGCGGGCGATGCGCCGGAGTCACGCCACCGGCGGCGTGGTGATGGACGTGCCCGAACGGGCGGCCCAGCCCACGACCGTCCGCGGCCTCGTCCTCGTCGACGTGAGCCGGTCGGTCCTCGATACGGTCGACCGCGACTTCCTGATCGACGTCCTCCGGACGCTCGACGCCGAGTGGCGGTCGGTGCGCACCTTCCTCTTCGACACCGACGTGACGGAGGTTACGGGGGCGCTGGGTGCCGACTCGACGGCGGCGGTCCTCGAGGAGTTCGACCGCCTCGAAGCCGCGTGGGGCGGCGGGACCCGGATCGGGGACGCGCTGACGACGGTGCGTGACCGCGCGCCGACGGCCGTCGACCGCGAGACGGTCGTCCTGATCGTGAGCGACGGCCTCGAAACCGGGGACCTCGACCGCCTCGAAGACGGCATGGCGTGGCTCGACCGCCGGGCGCGACGGGTGTTCTGGCTCAATCCGCTCGCGGCCTCGACGGCCTACGAGCCGGCGACCCGCGGGATGGTCGTCGCTCGGTCCTACCTCGACGGCCTGTTCGCCTTCGCCGACCCCGCCGACCTGTTCGATCTGGCCCGACAGCTTCGACGCCGACGGCAGCCCGTCGGCTACGAACACGACTGGCGACGCAACGATACACGATGACACACAGCACACGAAGACGGACGCCGAACTGCCGACCGACCGACCGAGACGGATGGCCGCCGACGGCTCGGGGGCGGTCGTGAGCCTCGACGACGAGTGGAGCGCGCCCGAGACGGCGGTGATGGACGCGATCCGCCGCGGCATCGACGGGGACGGGGCCGTCCTCGCGACCATCGTCGACGTCGAGGGGAGCGCCTACCGCGGCCCGGGTTCGAAGATGCTCGTCGACCGGGAGGCCGGCGTGGGGAGCATCACCGCCGGCTGTCTGGAGGACGTGGTGGTCGACCTCGCCGGGGAGGTGCGCGAGACCGGACGCTCCCGCGTCGAACGGTTCGACCTGACGGGCGACGACGACGTGTGGGGGCTCGGCGTCGGCTGCAACGGCGTCATCGACATCCTGCTCGAACCGATCGACGAGGGTTACCGGCCGGTCGTCGACGCGTACGACGACGGGAGCGACGCGGTCGTCTACACCGTCGTCGGCACGGACGGGACGGCGACCGTCGGCGACAGAGTGACCGTCGTCGACGGGGAGGCGCCGACCGACCCGCCTGCGTGGTTCGACGACGACCTGGCCGCGGCCGCCGGCGCGGTGGTCGCCGAGCGGGATTCGGGAACGGTCCGCGCGGACGGGACCGAGGTGTTCGTCGACTGCGTCACCCCGCCCGCCGAACTGGTGCTCTTCGGCACCGGGCACGACGTGGCCCCGGTCGCCGAACTCGCCCACCGGAGCGACTTCCGGATCACCGTCGCGGGCTTTCGCGGGGCCGACGCGAAGCGCGAGCGCTTCCCCGCCGCCGACGCCGTCCGCTCGCTGTCGCCGGCGGCGGTTCGCGAGGAACTCGACCTGGATGCCGACACCTACGCCGTGGTGATGACGCACAACTTCGTCGACGACGCCATCGCCGTCGACGAACTCCTGCGGACCGACGTACCGTACGTCGGACTGATGGGGCCGACCGAGCGGTTCGAGCGGATCCTCGACGAGTGGCACGCCGACGGCCGCGAGGTGACCGAGGCGGAACTCGACCGGCTCTACACCCCGGTCGGCCTGGACCTCGGCGGCGGAACGCCGTATCAGATCGCCCACAGCATCGTCGCCGAACTGCTCGCGGTGCGGTTCGGGCGGACGCCGACGCATCTCCGACCGTCCTCGCTCGCCCGGCTCCGGCCATGAGCGGCATGCTCGCCAGACGGTGGGTGCTCGCCGCCCGGTTCCACGAGCCGTCCGACTACGGCATCCCCGAGGCGCCCGTCTTTCCCGCGCGGTGTGCGTCCGGCACCCTTTCGCTTCGCGACCCCGCTACCGGCGACCTCGTGATGGTCGCCGGCGACCCGATGCGGGTCCGTCGCTGACTCCCGCCCGCGATCCGATTTGTTATCGCGGTATGTGGTTTATCCAATGATCGCCCGTTCCACAGCGGACAAAAGCATTAGGTCACGAGGCGACGTGGATCCGCTATGGGCCTACGGAAACCACCCTTGCGGGAGCAGCACGCCTCGCAGGGTGCGTCGTTCACCGAATTCGGCGGGTGGGAGATGCCGGTGGAGTTCGACTCCATCCGAACCGAACACGCGGCCGTCCGGGAGTCCGCTGGGCGCTTCGACGTGTCGCACATGGGCGAAATCGAGGTGACCGGCCCCGACGCGCTGGCGCTGACGAACCGCCTGACCACGAACGACGTGAGCGAACTCGACCCGGGAGACACGCAGTACTCGTGTATCACCGACGAGGAGGGGATCATCCTCGACGACACCATGGTGTTCCGGCTCCCCGACGACGGGGGTCCACACTACCTGTTCGTTCCCAACGCGGGACACGACGCCGAGATGGAGGACCGCTGGATCGAGCACCGCGACGAGTGGGGCCTCGACGCGACGGTGCGAAACACCACCGAGGAGTGGGCCATGTTCGCGCTCCAGGGTCCCGACGCCCAGGACATCGCCGCCGAGGCGACGGACGGCGCGACGCGGGACGTCTCCCGGTTCGACGCCACCTTCCTCGACGTGAGCGGGGTTCGCTGTTTCACGTCCCGAACGGGATACACCGGCGAGGACGGCTTCGAGTTCCTCTGTCCGTGGGACGACGCCGAGACGGTGTGGTCGGCGCTCGACTGCCAGCCCTGTGGGCTCGGCTCCCGCGACACGCTCCGACTGGAGATGGGCTTTCTCCTCTCGGGCGAGGACTTCCACCCCGAGGAGGAGCCCCGGACGCCGTACGAGGCGGGGGTCGGCTGGACCGTCGACCTCGACACGGAGTTCGTGGGCCGGGACGCCCTCGAACGCGTCGAGCGGGAGGGCGTCGACGAACGCTTCCGCGGCGTGAAGTTGCTGGAGCGTGGCGTCCCGCGGCACGGCTACGAGGTGGTCGACGCCGACGGCGAGCGTCTCGGCCACCTCACCAGCGGGACGATGAGCCCCACGCTCGGCGAACCGATCGGCCTCGGCTACCTCTCGGCCGACGAGGCACCCCCCGGGACCCGCGTCCGGGTCCTCGTTCGGGGCGAACCGAAGCAGGCAAACGTAGTGACGCCCCCATTCATCGACACATGAGCTTCGACGTACCCGAAGACCGGCGGTATCTGGAATCGCACGAGTGGACGACGACCGACGGCGGGACGGTTCGCGTCGGCATCACGGACTTCGCACAGGACGAACTCGGCGACGTGGTGTTCGTCGAACTCCCGGCCGAGGGCGACGAGGTGTCCGCCGGCGAGGAGTTCGGCGTGGTCGAGAGCATCAAGGCCGTCTCGGATCTGGTCTCGCCCGTCTCGGGGACCGTCACCGGCGTCAACGAGGCCCTGTTCGACGCGCCGGAACTGCTCAACCAGGACCCCTACGGCGACGGCTGGATGCTCGAAGTCGAGCCGAGTTCCGACGAGGAGTTCGACGGCCTGTTGACCGCCGAGGAGTACCGCGAAAAGATCGAGTAGCCGTCCTCAGAAATCCGCGTGTTCGGAGCTGTCGATGCCGTCGATCCGGACTAGCCCGTAGTCGCACTCGGTGCAGGTCCACTTCGTCTTCTCGCCCAGGTGCAGCGTCGTGCTCGCGGTCCGCCAGAACTGGTCGTTCGAACACGCCGGGCAGTCGTGGGTCATCTGCAGGCTCATGGCCGTTCCTCGGCCCCAGCCCACATTGAAGATACTGGTTCCCGAAATCGGCGATAAACCGCATGTCGCGATAGCAAGCCGCGTGAAACGAAGTTGCGACTCCTCGTCTCAATGCATACGCCTTGTGCATCGCTGTGCGAATTGATAGTACGATGTCTGTCAAAAACTGCAATACGATTTGAGGTGGGTACTACTTCATCTTCCGGCGACTCGTCTGCAATAGGACAATCCCCAGTCCGACGAACCAGACGATCTGGGTCAGCCCGAAGATTCCACCGCCGATCTCGCCCAGTGCTGGGATAGCTGAGAGGATCCCCGCCATACCGACGATGACACCGAAATAGTTCAGTGCCCGGTGAAGCATGCCTGCTCGTAACGCCGCTACACTTACGAGCAACGTCCAGATGCCGCCGACGACTTCGTTGCCGCCGCCCAGCCCTTCGACGACCGGATTGATCGCCAGCCAAGTAGTCGTCGCTTGGCTCGGATCAGTAGCGTAGAGGTCAACGATCGTAGCCGTCCCAATGTTCGCAATCATGCCGCTGGCGATCACAAGCCCGGCCCAGATCAGCCCGAACGCGGTTGCCGCCTGCATCAGCGACGGGGAACCGGACCTCAGACGGTCGTGGAGTGCCAGGACCAGAGCGATCAATACGATGCCGAACACCACGTAGATGAGCAGGGACACTGCGTATAGACTCGTCTGGTTCGCGACGAAGAGTTCCACCTGCTGTCGCGGAGCCGTGACGTTCGCATAGTCCAGTATGATCAAGAAATACGCGATTCCCGCGACGTAGATTGCTGCTTCGGTCAGAGCGGCGAGGCCACCGACCGTCTGCAGGTTCCATCGTCCCGGCTTGACCGATGGCTCGGTCCTCTCTATCGCCGTACTACTCGCTGACGCCATTGTTCATCACGAAATACGTTAATGCTCGCTGAAAGCATAACCTGAACAGTTCCTATTCCGAGGTCTCGTGGGTCGAGAACCCGATCTGCAACTACGCTCGAAGACGCACCCGACCGAGTCTACGTTGGGTCACGTCCCAAAGCCCTGGCAACCGCGGTGAGGACCCGAAGGATTGGGAGCTGGAGACGCCAGGGAACGCTCGCTAGCCGGACATCCTCCCGGTGTCGGTACAGCACTGCAGCGATGCTGAGTGGGTTCGGTCGACCGCCAGCGCCGAGTCCGTACAGTGTCCGGATCGCGGTCTCGAACTCGCCCGGTGGTCGGAGTGTCGTGCGAACGACCAGCTGTCTCTCGTCGTCGTTGCGGATGGTGTGGGGGTCGCCTTCGTCGAGGACGACCGATTCGCCGGGCAGCAACACCGTCTCCTCGCCGCGTACGGTGACGACGGCGCGTCCGTCGATCACCTCCGACCGTGCCTCCGACCGTGGATGGAGACGGGCCGGTCCACTGTCGATTCCGGGAGGGAGGATACCGTCCATCAGCAGATACGATCCCTGTTCATCGACGCCTCGCTTGAGGAAGGTGATACGGACCCCGGTCGACAGATCTTCGACAGTAACCGGATAGTCGTTTCCGCCGGTTTCAGTGTCGACTGGCCGGTACGGACGGTCGGTGCCACTCAGTGGGCGATTCATTCGGGTAAGGAGGGGGCCTGACAGAGTGGCTCTTTCGTACACAGCGTTCGACAGCCAGTCCCGAGAGCGGGGTCTCTCCCTACGAGAGCTCTGCTCATGCCCCGAATGAGGCGATCGCGGCGAGATAGAGTGTGAACGAGACGACCGCGGCCGTCGTCCGGACGTGGTTCCATTGCCTCCAGCGTGCCTGAACTGTGGCCCACTCGTCCGGTGGCGCCGTCGGAGACCAAGTGGCGATATGGTCGTTCATCGGGATATGGATTCGCGCAGTCACGAGGAAGGTTCCGACGAGGTAGACGATGACCCCTGCAAGGAACAGCTGTCCGGACAGCGTCGTCCAGTCTCCCAGGAGTACCACGAGAATCGCGCCACCGATCGGTACGACGACGGCTCCAAAGAACACGACGCCGAACACGACGTTTAGGACCTTCTCGTTGATTTCCTGCATTACTGTCGTGTACTCCGATGCCGAGAGCGTCCGTAGTGCCAGCACGACGCTCGCCGAGTAGGCAAAGAAAAACCCGGCCATGAGCCCACCGAGAACCGCCGAAACCACGAGCAAAAAGACGAGAGGCCGTCCCGACAGGACGCTCACGTCCACTTGAAGCGCTGCGAAGGATTTCATTTGTCTCCGGTACGCTGGCTGCTGGGCGTACCGGCGAAGCTATGGCTATCGCTACTCGGGCCTATCGTGCGGTCAACATCGGTCGTCTCTCGAGTACGACCGCTCCACACACCATTAGGATCAAATCCGGGCTTACTCGCAATGCGGTTTGTATTACTCATGGCTGGGCCGTTAGGGTTCTCTGTTGATTGATAGCGCGAATGCAGTTGGGCATCCAGTACACTACGCCTTCACAGTCGTCTCCTTCAGACCGGTTTGTTGGTTCCACTCGACGTCGACGAGGGTAGGCGTGGCGA encodes the following:
- a CDS encoding AAA family ATPase encodes the protein MTEDTHDAFETLTRERLQSVFDATDYVAEDEITTTVLLALRLGRPLLVEGEPGAGKTELAKVLAEGFGTDLVRLQCYEGLAAESALYEWNYTKQLLAVQSGEGGDSVFTEEFLLERPLLRALRHEGDRPPVLLIDEVDRADEEFEALLLEVLSDFQVSVPELGTIRADRPPVVVITSNRTRGLSDALKRRCLYLHVEPPSVEKERDIVRRKVPELDDAVAAAVCGVTARLREEPLLKPPGVAETLDWARALDALDDGTAEGEPPLTADDIRTTVGCLLKEAEDVNRLDDDLVSALLAAAGDEADAT
- a CDS encoding VWA domain-containing protein, encoding MNAPSPGDDALPLADVQDRVRTALVRFVSDLRTAGVDVPADGALVGAEALAVVGVAERSTARTALRSALLSRPEDAEAFDRLFDRFWGAVSAALDEGSAGGVDASDLDGGLSSDAAAGDPAIEEATADREPHDGDGGRSVSRRPTDDGSRAPEATDSPARFSPTGSSAPIEAERPSFGDDPGPAVRALTAALADRPGRRSARAADGRPDLRRAMRRSHATGGVVMDVPERAAQPTTVRGLVLVDVSRSVLDTVDRDFLIDVLRTLDAEWRSVRTFLFDTDVTEVTGALGADSTAAVLEEFDRLEAAWGGGTRIGDALTTVRDRAPTAVDRETVVLIVSDGLETGDLDRLEDGMAWLDRRARRVFWLNPLAASTAYEPATRGMVVARSYLDGLFAFADPADLFDLARQLRRRRQPVGYEHDWRRNDTR
- a CDS encoding XdhC family protein, whose product is MAADGSGAVVSLDDEWSAPETAVMDAIRRGIDGDGAVLATIVDVEGSAYRGPGSKMLVDREAGVGSITAGCLEDVVVDLAGEVRETGRSRVERFDLTGDDDVWGLGVGCNGVIDILLEPIDEGYRPVVDAYDDGSDAVVYTVVGTDGTATVGDRVTVVDGEAPTDPPAWFDDDLAAAAGAVVAERDSGTVRADGTEVFVDCVTPPAELVLFGTGHDVAPVAELAHRSDFRITVAGFRGADAKRERFPAADAVRSLSPAAVREELDLDADTYAVVMTHNFVDDAIAVDELLRTDVPYVGLMGPTERFERILDEWHADGREVTEAELDRLYTPVGLDLGGGTPYQIAHSIVAELLAVRFGRTPTHLRPSSLARLRP
- the gcvT gene encoding glycine cleavage system aminomethyltransferase GcvT — its product is MGLRKPPLREQHASQGASFTEFGGWEMPVEFDSIRTEHAAVRESAGRFDVSHMGEIEVTGPDALALTNRLTTNDVSELDPGDTQYSCITDEEGIILDDTMVFRLPDDGGPHYLFVPNAGHDAEMEDRWIEHRDEWGLDATVRNTTEEWAMFALQGPDAQDIAAEATDGATRDVSRFDATFLDVSGVRCFTSRTGYTGEDGFEFLCPWDDAETVWSALDCQPCGLGSRDTLRLEMGFLLSGEDFHPEEEPRTPYEAGVGWTVDLDTEFVGRDALERVEREGVDERFRGVKLLERGVPRHGYEVVDADGERLGHLTSGTMSPTLGEPIGLGYLSADEAPPGTRVRVLVRGEPKQANVVTPPFIDT
- the gcvH gene encoding glycine cleavage system protein GcvH, with the translated sequence MSFDVPEDRRYLESHEWTTTDGGTVRVGITDFAQDELGDVVFVELPAEGDEVSAGEEFGVVESIKAVSDLVSPVSGTVTGVNEALFDAPELLNQDPYGDGWMLEVEPSSDEEFDGLLTAEEYREKIE
- a CDS encoding DUF4386 family protein; the protein is MASASSTAIERTEPSVKPGRWNLQTVGGLAALTEAAIYVAGIAYFLIILDYANVTAPRQQVELFVANQTSLYAVSLLIYVVFGIVLIALVLALHDRLRSGSPSLMQAATAFGLIWAGLVIASGMIANIGTATIVDLYATDPSQATTTWLAINPVVEGLGGGNEVVGGIWTLLVSVAALRAGMLHRALNYFGVIVGMAGILSAIPALGEIGGGIFGLTQIVWFVGLGIVLLQTSRRKMK
- a CDS encoding cupin domain-containing protein, which codes for MNRPLSGTDRPYRPVDTETGGNDYPVTVEDLSTGVRITFLKRGVDEQGSYLLMDGILPPGIDSGPARLHPRSEARSEVIDGRAVVTVRGEETVLLPGESVVLDEGDPHTIRNDDERQLVVRTTLRPPGEFETAIRTLYGLGAGGRPNPLSIAAVLYRHREDVRLASVPWRLQLPILRVLTAVARALGRDPT
- a CDS encoding DUF1772 domain-containing protein; protein product: MSVLSGRPLVFLLVVSAVLGGLMAGFFFAYSASVVLALRTLSASEYTTVMQEINEKVLNVVFGVVFFGAVVVPIGGAILVVLLGDWTTLSGQLFLAGVIVYLVGTFLVTARIHIPMNDHIATWSPTAPPDEWATVQARWRQWNHVRTTAAVVSFTLYLAAIASFGA